The following are from one region of the Actinoplanes sp. L3-i22 genome:
- a CDS encoding TetR/AcrR family transcriptional regulator, whose product MSEVRRTRRHDPGRRDRLIDAARRVIAERGVAGTTHREIARAADVPLGSMTYHFASLDEVLAEAFSRHAAAAADVFDERLGAATDRDGAIEAVITLIRDDLIGSPNDLVMAVELYVAAARNPALRAVTQGWMQRSRDALERHFDPTTAREVDALIEGLVLHSVLSTDPMTPEQIRHAVERYLR is encoded by the coding sequence GTGAGCGAGGTCCGGCGCACCCGGCGGCACGATCCGGGCCGGCGGGACCGGCTGATCGACGCGGCCCGGCGGGTGATCGCGGAGCGCGGCGTCGCCGGGACCACGCACCGGGAGATCGCCCGGGCCGCCGACGTCCCGCTCGGGTCGATGACCTACCACTTCGCGTCGCTCGACGAGGTGCTCGCCGAGGCGTTCAGCCGGCACGCCGCGGCCGCCGCCGACGTCTTCGACGAGCGGCTCGGCGCGGCCACCGACCGGGACGGCGCGATCGAGGCGGTCATCACGCTGATCCGCGACGACCTGATCGGGTCGCCGAACGACCTGGTGATGGCCGTCGAGCTGTACGTCGCGGCGGCCCGCAACCCGGCGCTGCGGGCGGTCACCCAGGGCTGGATGCAGCGCAGCCGGGACGCGCTGGAACGGCACTTCGACCCGACCACCGCCCGGGAGGTGGACGCGCTGATCGAGGGTCTGGTCCTGCACAGCGTGCTGTCCACCGACCCGATGACCCCGGAGCAGATCCGGCACGCGGTCGAGCGCTACCTCCGCTGA
- a CDS encoding copper homeostasis protein CutC encodes MIAFELAVQDAHGLHVATRLRVDRVELCSALALGGVTPSFGLLDAAVSTPGAPPMHVLVRPRPGDFGYAPDELAIIVRDVRHAVAAGAAGVVVGGVRDGQVDTDLVERVIDAAGGASVTFHRAFDLLADPEKAIETLLGLGVRRILTAGGPTTVGDSLPGLAHLVAVAGGRLEVMAGGGVRADLIEPLVRLGVPAVHASAKHTVPDAAALTLGTAAQGESGRETTDEHEVERIHAALRAAGARP; translated from the coding sequence ATGATCGCCTTCGAGCTCGCCGTTCAGGACGCGCATGGTCTCCACGTCGCCACCCGTCTCCGGGTGGACCGGGTCGAATTGTGCTCGGCACTGGCGCTCGGCGGCGTCACCCCGTCGTTCGGCCTGCTCGACGCGGCCGTGTCGACGCCGGGCGCGCCGCCGATGCACGTCCTGGTCCGGCCCCGGCCCGGCGACTTCGGCTACGCGCCGGACGAGCTGGCGATCATCGTCCGGGACGTGCGGCACGCGGTCGCGGCCGGCGCCGCCGGCGTGGTGGTCGGCGGCGTCCGCGACGGGCAGGTCGACACCGACCTGGTGGAACGCGTGATCGACGCCGCGGGCGGGGCGAGCGTCACCTTCCACCGGGCCTTCGACCTGCTGGCCGACCCGGAGAAGGCGATCGAGACGCTGCTCGGCCTCGGCGTCCGGCGGATCCTCACCGCGGGCGGCCCGACCACGGTCGGCGACTCGCTGCCCGGCCTGGCCCACCTGGTCGCGGTGGCCGGTGGCCGGCTGGAGGTGATGGCCGGCGGCGGCGTCCGGGCCGACCTGATCGAGCCGCTGGTCCGGCTCGGCGTCCCGGCCGTGCACGCCTCGGCGAAGCACACCGTGCCGGACGCCGCCGCGCTGACGCTGGGCACCGCCGCGCAGGGCGAGTCCGGCCGGGAGACCACCGACGAGCACGAGGTCGAGCGCATCCACGCCGCCCTGCGCGCCGCCGGCGCCCGCCCCTGA
- a CDS encoding phosphotransferase, whose product MPASPSSPDATPAPGAASPPDRLSAPGAAEVQGGRLPGGFDNGAVRVGDTVRRQAGPWTPAVHALLRHLAEAGFERAPTVLGLDDQGREMLSYLPGTVIGASRPWPAWAHGDEALRQVAGWARDYHAAVAGFVPPAGAVWREGGTWRPDLIIGHNDAAPYNAAWSGTHLTGFFDWDLAGPATAGDDLAMIAFSWVPLHARHVVAAEGFTAFEDRPRRLRLFLDTYGWTSAPSDFVDLIRARVTATARRLRATAAGGDPTYARMITAGTDTALDTAVRELAAFRA is encoded by the coding sequence ATGCCGGCATCCCCTTCCTCGCCTGACGCCACCCCCGCACCCGGCGCCGCCTCCCCGCCCGACCGCCTTTCCGCACCCGGCGCCGCTGAGGTCCAGGGCGGCCGGCTGCCCGGCGGCTTCGACAACGGGGCGGTGCGAGTCGGCGACACCGTGCGGCGGCAGGCCGGCCCGTGGACGCCGGCGGTGCACGCGCTGCTCAGACACCTCGCGGAGGCCGGCTTCGAGCGCGCCCCGACCGTCCTCGGCCTCGACGACCAGGGGCGCGAGATGCTGTCGTACCTGCCCGGCACGGTGATCGGCGCGAGCCGCCCGTGGCCGGCCTGGGCGCACGGCGACGAGGCCCTGCGGCAGGTCGCCGGGTGGGCCCGGGACTATCACGCCGCGGTGGCCGGCTTCGTGCCCCCGGCCGGCGCGGTCTGGCGCGAGGGCGGCACCTGGCGACCGGATCTGATCATCGGCCACAACGACGCCGCGCCGTACAACGCGGCCTGGTCCGGCACCCACCTCACCGGCTTCTTCGACTGGGACCTGGCCGGCCCGGCCACCGCCGGCGACGACCTGGCGATGATCGCGTTCAGCTGGGTCCCGCTGCACGCCCGGCACGTGGTCGCGGCCGAGGGCTTCACCGCGTTCGAGGACCGGCCCCGCCGCCTGCGCCTGTTCCTGGACACCTACGGCTGGACCTCCGCGCCGAGCGACTTCGTCGACCTGATCCGCGCCCGGGTGACCGCCACCGCCCGGCGCCTGCGCGCCACGGCGGCCGGCGGCGACCCCACCTATGCCCGCATGATCACCGCGGGCACCGACACCGCCCTGGACACCGCCGTCCGCGAGCTGGCCGCCTTCCGGGCCTGA